A region from the Variovorax paradoxus genome encodes:
- the hemH gene encoding ferrochelatase, with protein sequence MPQDNGNHGSIAAERTAILWCNLGSPDAPTAAAVRSYLAEFLGDPRVVEIPRLLWALILHGIILRVRPARSAAKYASIWMAEGSPLKVWTRKQATLLAGWLGERGHRVAVQDAMRYASPSIASRLDALQAAGATRVLVLQAYPQYSATTTASVIDAVNSWSRGQRRIPEFRFVNQYHDDPAYIEALARSIERHWKTEGRGELLLMSFHGIPVRNIALGDPYQAQCLETARLLAARLGLSAAQHRVTFQSRFGRAKWLEPYTEPTLRELGASGMKRIDVVCPGFPADCLETLEEIAIEGREAFMHAGGEAFSYIPCLNDSPAWITALAGIAERNLAGWPTLSPAVAQNLPR encoded by the coding sequence ATGCCTCAAGACAACGGGAACCACGGTTCCATCGCCGCCGAACGCACCGCCATCCTCTGGTGCAACCTGGGCTCGCCGGACGCGCCCACCGCAGCCGCCGTGCGGTCATATCTTGCGGAGTTTCTCGGCGATCCGCGCGTGGTCGAGATTCCCAGGCTGCTCTGGGCCCTCATCCTGCACGGCATCATCCTGCGCGTGCGGCCCGCCAGGTCGGCCGCCAAGTACGCGAGCATCTGGATGGCCGAGGGTTCGCCGCTGAAGGTATGGACCCGCAAGCAGGCCACGCTGCTGGCCGGCTGGCTCGGCGAACGCGGCCACCGCGTGGCGGTGCAGGACGCCATGCGCTACGCCAGCCCGTCGATCGCTTCGCGCCTGGATGCGCTGCAGGCCGCAGGCGCCACGCGCGTGCTGGTGCTGCAGGCCTACCCGCAGTATTCGGCCACCACCACGGCCAGCGTGATCGACGCGGTGAACAGCTGGAGCCGCGGCCAGCGCCGCATACCGGAATTCCGCTTCGTCAACCAGTACCACGACGATCCGGCCTACATCGAAGCGCTTGCGCGAAGCATCGAGCGCCACTGGAAAACCGAAGGCCGCGGCGAACTGCTGCTGATGAGCTTCCACGGCATTCCCGTGCGCAACATCGCGCTCGGTGATCCGTACCAGGCCCAGTGCCTCGAAACCGCGCGCCTGCTCGCGGCGCGGCTGGGCCTTTCGGCCGCACAGCACCGCGTGACCTTCCAGTCGCGTTTCGGCCGCGCCAAGTGGCTCGAGCCCTACACCGAGCCGACCCTGCGCGAGCTCGGCGCGAGCGGGATGAAGCGCATCGACGTGGTGTGCCCGGGCTTTCCGGCCGATTGCCTGGAGACACTCGAAGAAATTGCCATCGAAGGCCGCGAAGCCTTCATGCATGCGGGCGGCGAGGCCTTCAGCTACATCCCCTGCCTCAACGACAGCCCGGCGTGGATCACCGCGCTCGCGGGCATTGCCGAACGCAACCTCGCGGGTTGGCCCACCCTGTCACCGGCCGTCGCTCAGAACTTGCCCAGATAG
- a CDS encoding NIPSNAP family protein has product MVTCYLRYIVDPYKLKEFEHYGKLWIPLVEKFGGQHHGYFLPSEGANNVALAMFSFPSLAAYEQYRSDSMQDAECQAAFRYAEDTRCILSYERSFFRPVFS; this is encoded by the coding sequence ATGGTCACCTGCTACCTGCGCTACATCGTCGATCCCTACAAGCTCAAGGAATTCGAGCACTACGGCAAGCTGTGGATTCCGCTGGTCGAGAAGTTCGGTGGCCAGCACCATGGCTATTTCCTGCCATCGGAGGGCGCGAACAACGTGGCGCTGGCGATGTTCAGCTTTCCGAGCCTGGCTGCGTACGAGCAGTACCGCTCGGATTCGATGCAGGATGCCGAATGCCAGGCCGCCTTCAGGTATGCCGAGGACACCCGGTGCATCCTGAGCTACGAGCGCAGCTTCTTCCGGCCGGTTTTCTCGTAG
- the hpnE gene encoding hydroxysqualene dehydroxylase HpnE, with amino-acid sequence MKAAVIGAGWAGLACAVEATRLGHAVTLYETAHMAGGRARRVDNMHGLVLDNGQHILIGAYAATLKLMREMGIDVGQALLRLPLSLRFADGGGLKLPRLPAPLDLLAGIFTARGWTWRDKSTLLRTAVQWRLAGFRCAAGSTVAALCTGLTPRVMEELIEPLCVSALNTPIGQSSGEVFLRVLHDALFSGSGGADLLLPRVDLGALFPDAALAWLAQHDATLRIGTRVHAIWPEGAAWRVDGEHFDQVVLACAPWDAARLVRASGLAADRWCATTEALRFEAIATVYLRGASPLAEPMLALRSHPATAPAQFVFDRGQLGGPEGVLAMVVSANETPREMLEQQAMAQAAAQLGQTALQAVQTVVEKRATFACTPALARPAMRIAPGLQACGDYTEGPYPATLEGAVLSGLAAANASTTP; translated from the coding sequence ATGAAGGCCGCCGTCATCGGCGCCGGCTGGGCCGGGCTCGCCTGCGCGGTCGAAGCCACGCGGCTCGGCCATGCCGTGACGCTCTACGAAACCGCCCACATGGCGGGCGGCCGCGCGCGACGCGTAGACAACATGCATGGGCTGGTGCTGGACAACGGGCAGCACATCCTGATCGGCGCCTACGCCGCAACGCTGAAGCTGATGCGTGAGATGGGCATCGATGTCGGCCAGGCGCTGCTGCGGCTGCCGCTCTCGCTGCGCTTTGCCGATGGCGGCGGCCTGAAGCTGCCGCGGCTGCCCGCGCCGCTCGACCTGCTGGCGGGCATCTTCACGGCGCGCGGCTGGACGTGGCGGGACAAGTCCACACTGCTGCGCACCGCCGTGCAATGGCGCCTCGCCGGATTCCGCTGCGCCGCCGGCAGCACCGTGGCCGCGCTTTGCACGGGCCTCACGCCGCGTGTGATGGAGGAGCTGATCGAGCCACTGTGCGTTTCCGCGCTCAACACGCCGATCGGCCAGTCGAGCGGCGAAGTGTTCCTGCGCGTGCTGCACGATGCGCTCTTCAGCGGCAGCGGCGGCGCGGACCTGCTGCTGCCGCGCGTCGACCTGGGCGCACTCTTTCCCGATGCGGCCCTGGCGTGGCTCGCGCAGCACGACGCAACGCTGCGCATCGGCACGCGCGTGCACGCCATCTGGCCCGAGGGCGCGGCGTGGCGGGTCGACGGCGAGCACTTCGACCAGGTCGTTCTGGCATGCGCGCCCTGGGACGCGGCACGGCTCGTTCGCGCATCCGGCCTGGCAGCGGATCGCTGGTGCGCAACCACCGAGGCCCTGCGCTTCGAGGCCATTGCCACGGTCTATCTGCGCGGCGCCTCGCCGCTTGCAGAACCGATGCTGGCGCTGCGCAGCCATCCCGCCACCGCGCCGGCGCAGTTCGTGTTCGATCGCGGCCAGCTCGGCGGACCGGAAGGCGTGCTTGCCATGGTGGTGAGCGCGAACGAAACGCCGCGCGAAATGCTGGAACAACAGGCCATGGCACAGGCCGCGGCCCAACTCGGCCAGACCGCGCTGCAAGCCGTGCAGACCGTGGTCGAGAAGCGCGCCACCTTCGCCTGCACACCCGCGCTCGCACGGCCGGCGATGCGCATCGCACCGGGCCTGCAGGCCTGCGGCGACTACACCGAAGGCCCCTACCCTGCCACACTCGAAGGCGCAGTCCTGAGCGGACTGGCCGCCGCCAACGCATCGACAACGCCATGA
- the hpnC gene encoding squalene synthase HpnC, with protein sequence MSAPPHIAAPPAHYENFPVASWLCPPHLRPPIAAIYHFARTADDIADEGDASPGERLADLHRYREELAAAARGQVAASSRWPQVFGPLAHSIAQFKLPEELLADLLSAFVQDIEKTRDGGTYADRAELLDYCRRSANPVGRLLLHLYGVHDAQALAQSDAICSALQLINFWQDPSVDLPRGRFYAPLADCARRGLARESFKVFMPLADAPPPQEAINLIAVESAWARELMAEGAPLVHRLPGRAGWELRFVVQGGLRILDKIEDLGFDTFSQRPKIGKADAPLLVWRALRMRRQLPPMKAPLR encoded by the coding sequence GTGTCTGCACCACCCCACATTGCCGCGCCGCCGGCGCACTACGAAAATTTCCCCGTGGCCTCCTGGCTGTGCCCGCCGCATCTGCGGCCGCCGATTGCCGCGATCTACCATTTCGCCCGCACCGCGGACGACATCGCGGACGAAGGCGATGCCTCGCCCGGCGAGCGCCTGGCCGATCTGCACCGCTACCGCGAAGAGCTGGCAGCCGCTGCGCGCGGACAGGTGGCAGCCTCTTCGCGCTGGCCGCAGGTGTTCGGCCCGCTCGCCCACAGCATCGCGCAGTTCAAGCTCCCGGAAGAGCTGCTCGCCGACCTGCTGAGCGCCTTCGTGCAGGACATCGAGAAGACCCGCGACGGCGGCACCTATGCCGACCGCGCCGAACTGCTCGACTACTGCCGCCGCTCCGCCAACCCGGTCGGCCGCCTGCTGCTGCACCTCTACGGCGTGCACGATGCGCAGGCGCTGGCGCAAAGCGACGCCATCTGCAGCGCGCTGCAACTCATCAATTTCTGGCAGGACCCGAGCGTGGACCTGCCGCGCGGGCGCTTCTATGCGCCGCTGGCCGACTGCGCGCGGCGCGGCCTGGCGCGCGAGAGCTTCAAGGTCTTCATGCCGCTGGCCGACGCGCCGCCTCCGCAGGAGGCCATCAACCTGATCGCCGTCGAAAGCGCATGGGCTCGCGAACTGATGGCCGAGGGCGCGCCGCTGGTCCACCGGTTGCCCGGCCGCGCGGGCTGGGAGCTGCGCTTCGTCGTGCAGGGCGGCCTGCGCATTCTCGACAAGATCGAAGACCTGGGCTTCGACACCTTTTCGCAGCGCCCGAAGATCGGCAAGGCCGACGCCCCGCTGCTGGTCTGGCGGGCGCTGCGGATGCGGAGACAATTGCCGCCCATGAAAGCGCCCCTCCGATGA
- a CDS encoding alpha/beta fold hydrolase, whose product MSKDLPVPASRYAQLAGREIHWLDWGAPDAPVIIAWHGLARTCRDMDELAQHFAARGFRVVCPDTIGRGLSQWSPLPDEEYQLSFYARMAAALCDELRLDRVHWVGTSMGGAIGTVCASGLFEPRMKARIASLTLNDNAPQLAQAAIERIRAYAGEPPAFDTVGELELFFRTVYKPYGWLSDAQWRRLTESSTRRLPDGRVTPHYDPAMVRQFSAHDNDYLIWPHYDVIEAPVLCLRGAESDLVLPEVTQQMQQRGPGAAGLLKVVEIQGCGHAPALNVPEQLQLIEGFIRAAGRQARVGETIAADSNHKD is encoded by the coding sequence ATGAGCAAAGATCTACCCGTTCCGGCCTCTCGCTACGCCCAGCTGGCGGGCCGCGAAATCCATTGGCTCGACTGGGGCGCACCCGATGCGCCGGTGATCATTGCCTGGCACGGCCTCGCGCGCACCTGCCGCGACATGGACGAGCTGGCACAGCACTTTGCCGCGCGCGGCTTCCGCGTGGTCTGCCCCGACACCATCGGCCGCGGCCTGAGCCAGTGGAGCCCGCTGCCCGACGAGGAATACCAGCTTTCGTTCTACGCGCGCATGGCCGCCGCGCTGTGCGACGAGCTGCGCCTGGACCGCGTGCACTGGGTCGGCACGTCGATGGGCGGTGCCATCGGCACGGTCTGCGCCTCGGGCCTGTTCGAGCCGCGCATGAAGGCGCGCATCGCGAGCCTCACGCTCAACGACAACGCGCCGCAGCTCGCGCAGGCGGCCATCGAGCGCATCCGCGCCTATGCCGGCGAGCCGCCCGCATTCGACACGGTGGGCGAGCTCGAGCTTTTCTTCCGCACCGTCTACAAGCCCTATGGCTGGCTCAGCGATGCGCAGTGGCGCCGCCTGACCGAAAGCTCCACGCGCCGCCTGCCCGACGGCCGCGTGACGCCGCACTACGACCCGGCGATGGTCCGGCAGTTCAGCGCGCACGACAACGACTACCTGATCTGGCCGCACTACGACGTGATCGAGGCGCCGGTGCTGTGCCTGCGCGGCGCCGAGTCAGACCTGGTACTGCCCGAGGTGACGCAGCAGATGCAGCAGCGGGGGCCAGGCGCCGCCGGGTTGCTGAAGGTGGTCGAAATCCAGGGGTGCGGCCACGCGCCCGCGCTCAACGTGCCCGAACAACTGCAGTTGATCGAAGGGTTTATCCGGGCCGCCGGTCGCCAGGCGCGAGTCGGCGAGACAATCGCCGCCGATTCCAACCACAAGGATTAA
- a CDS encoding DUF1993 domain-containing protein, which translates to MALSMYDLSVPVFSRGLGQLTHLLEKSLAHARANDIDPATLVDARLAPDMLTLAGQIQRASDASKLGVARIADITAPGFPDEEKTYDELLARIAKTQDFLATVDRTLIDGHEERAVTIKVREGEAHLTAQRYLLQFALPNFFFHLTTAYGVLRHQGMPIGKMDYLGKF; encoded by the coding sequence ATGGCGCTTTCGATGTACGACCTGTCCGTGCCGGTCTTCTCCCGCGGGCTCGGCCAGCTCACCCACCTGCTCGAGAAGAGCCTGGCGCACGCCAGGGCCAACGACATCGATCCGGCAACGCTGGTGGACGCGAGGCTCGCACCGGACATGCTCACGTTGGCCGGCCAGATCCAGCGCGCGAGCGACGCCTCGAAGCTTGGCGTGGCGCGCATCGCGGACATCACGGCGCCGGGTTTTCCCGACGAGGAAAAGACGTACGACGAGCTGCTGGCCCGCATCGCGAAGACGCAGGATTTCCTCGCGACCGTGGACCGCACGCTGATCGACGGCCACGAGGAACGCGCCGTGACCATCAAGGTGCGCGAAGGCGAAGCCCACCTCACCGCACAGCGCTACCTGCTCCAGTTCGCGCTGCCCAACTTCTTCTTCCACCTGACCACGGCCTACGGCGTGCTGCGCCACCAGGGCATGCCGATCGGCAAGATGGACTATCTGGGCAAGTTCTGA
- the hpnD gene encoding presqualene diphosphate synthase HpnD has product MTPEQYVQDKAAASGSSFYYAFLFLPKPRRAAITAFYAFCREIDDVVDEVSDPGVAATKLAWWRTEVAQSFSGPPRHPVMQALVPHAAAYGIEPGLLNEVIDGCQMDLDQTRYLDFPNLARYCHLVAGVVGEVAARIFGQTDPQTTAYAHKLGLALQLTNIIRDVGEDALRGRIYLPVNELQKFDVKAHEILNRVHSERFVALMKFQAERAHAAYDEALALLPAPDRRAQKPGLMMASIYRTLLREIERDGFQVLNQRVSLTPVRKFWLAWKVQALGRI; this is encoded by the coding sequence ATGACACCCGAGCAATACGTACAGGACAAGGCCGCCGCCTCGGGCAGCAGTTTCTATTACGCGTTTCTGTTCCTTCCCAAGCCGCGGCGCGCCGCGATCACCGCGTTCTATGCCTTCTGCCGCGAGATCGACGACGTGGTCGACGAGGTCAGCGACCCCGGCGTGGCTGCAACCAAGCTGGCCTGGTGGCGCACCGAGGTGGCGCAGTCTTTCTCCGGTCCGCCGCGCCATCCCGTGATGCAGGCGCTGGTGCCGCATGCCGCCGCCTACGGCATCGAGCCCGGCCTGCTCAACGAGGTGATCGACGGCTGCCAGATGGACCTCGACCAGACCCGCTACCTCGACTTTCCCAACCTCGCGCGCTACTGCCACCTGGTGGCCGGCGTGGTGGGCGAAGTCGCGGCGCGCATCTTCGGCCAGACCGATCCGCAGACCACCGCCTATGCGCACAAGCTCGGGCTGGCGCTGCAGCTCACCAACATCATTCGCGACGTGGGCGAAGACGCGCTGCGCGGCCGCATCTACCTGCCCGTGAACGAGCTGCAGAAGTTCGACGTCAAGGCGCACGAGATCCTCAACCGCGTGCATTCGGAGCGCTTCGTCGCGCTCATGAAGTTCCAGGCCGAGCGCGCGCATGCGGCATACGACGAAGCCCTCGCCCTGCTGCCCGCCCCCGACCGCCGCGCACAGAAGCCCGGCCTCATGATGGCCAGCATCTACCGCACGCTGCTGCGCGAGATCGAGCGCGACGGCTTCCAGGTGCTGAACCAGCGCGTGAGCCTGACGCCGGTGCGCAAGTTCTGGCTGGCGTGGAAAGTCCAGGCGCTGGGACGAATATGA
- a CDS encoding HAD family hydrolase, translating to MTSASTAPAGAAPLDIQRISAISLDLDDTLWPIWPTIERAETVLQEWLLREAPKTASLLLTPGVLRELREATAKERSDLAHDLSALRRESIRAALRHAGEDPALADPAFDAFFAERQRVTLYEDALPALKWLSERYPLVAVSNGNADIHLTGVGRWFRTAFNARAFGSGKPHAPIFRAAAASVGLLPKDVLHVGDDAELDVVGALNAGMQAAWLVRDERPWVHGARPQLIVPNLHALCVALGA from the coding sequence ATGACCTCCGCTTCCACGGCCCCGGCAGGCGCCGCGCCCCTCGACATCCAGCGCATCTCGGCGATCTCGCTCGACCTGGACGACACCCTCTGGCCGATCTGGCCGACCATCGAGCGCGCCGAGACCGTGCTGCAGGAATGGCTGTTGCGGGAAGCACCCAAGACCGCCTCGCTGCTGCTGACGCCGGGCGTGTTGCGCGAACTGCGCGAAGCCACCGCCAAGGAGCGCTCCGACCTGGCGCACGACCTGAGCGCGCTGCGCCGCGAGTCGATCCGCGCAGCGCTCAGGCACGCGGGCGAAGACCCGGCGCTGGCCGATCCGGCCTTCGACGCCTTCTTTGCCGAGCGCCAGCGCGTGACGCTCTACGAAGACGCGCTGCCGGCCCTCAAGTGGCTCAGCGAACGCTATCCGCTGGTGGCGGTTTCGAACGGCAATGCGGACATCCACCTGACCGGCGTCGGCCGCTGGTTTCGCACCGCGTTCAATGCGCGCGCCTTCGGCAGCGGCAAGCCGCATGCGCCGATCTTCCGTGCCGCGGCCGCGTCGGTCGGCCTGCTGCCCAAGGACGTGCTGCACGTGGGCGACGACGCGGAGCTCGACGTGGTCGGCGCGCTCAATGCCGGCATGCAGGCCGCCTGGCTGGTGCGCGACGAGCGCCCCTGGGTGCATGGCGCGCGGCCGCAGCTGATCGTGCCGAACCTGCACGCGCTGTGCGTGGCGCTCGGCGCCTGA
- a CDS encoding potassium transporter Kup, whose product MNAPTQAPAAPSPAPGEAPHAAGPGLTIAALGVVFGDIGTSPLYAFKETLNPEHGVAFTPDAVLGLLSLIFWGLMFVVTLKYVVFVLRADHDGEGGILALQALARSAAAGPRTRPWVWNAIGALGLVGAAMFYGDSLITPAISVLSAVEGLQVQAPVLQRVVIPITILILLGLFAVQRKGTGAVGKVFGPVMLLWFLVLALAGGWQVLQHPQVLAALDPRRAIGFLVEHRLQSLAVLGAVFLAFTGGEALYADMGHFGARSIRLAWLFIALPGLVLNYFGQGALVLAEPAAVDNPFFRLFPSWGVVPMVVLAAMATVIASQAVISGAFSLTAHAMRMGYLPRMRVVQTSGSAIGQIYVPAVNWLLMTGVLLLVLGFRSSSALSAAYGIAVSITMVTTTLLAGVVAWGLWHWNRVAVAIGVAAFAVVDLTFVVANSLKVADGGWLTLAVAAVVMLLFTTWAKGRRLGLEALAAESLPLKGFFESLALNMPHRVRGTAVFLNADATAVPHALLHNLKHNQVLHEQVIVLRVLACDTPRVDARQRIEAEQLMDGVWVVTARHGFMERPDVPEFIRILAYQKTLAIDSMTTSYFVSRASVGEENLPGMNPVRRALFGWLQRNAGRASDYFELPDNRLVEMGQRT is encoded by the coding sequence ATGAATGCACCCACGCAGGCTCCCGCCGCCCCGAGTCCAGCGCCAGGCGAGGCGCCTCATGCGGCGGGGCCGGGCCTGACGATCGCGGCGCTGGGGGTGGTGTTCGGCGACATCGGCACGTCGCCGCTCTATGCCTTCAAGGAAACGCTGAATCCCGAGCACGGCGTGGCGTTCACGCCCGATGCGGTGCTGGGCCTGCTCTCGCTGATCTTCTGGGGGCTGATGTTCGTGGTCACGCTCAAGTACGTGGTGTTCGTGCTGCGCGCCGACCACGACGGCGAGGGCGGCATTCTTGCGCTGCAGGCGCTCGCGCGCAGCGCGGCGGCGGGCCCGCGGACGCGGCCCTGGGTGTGGAACGCCATCGGAGCGCTCGGCCTGGTCGGTGCGGCCATGTTCTATGGCGACAGCCTGATCACGCCGGCCATTTCGGTGCTGTCGGCGGTCGAGGGGCTGCAGGTGCAGGCGCCGGTGCTGCAGCGGGTGGTGATTCCGATCACCATCCTCATCCTTCTGGGGCTTTTCGCGGTGCAGCGCAAGGGAACCGGCGCGGTGGGCAAGGTGTTCGGGCCGGTCATGCTGCTTTGGTTCCTGGTGCTGGCCCTCGCAGGCGGGTGGCAGGTGCTGCAGCATCCGCAGGTGCTGGCGGCGCTCGATCCGCGCCGGGCCATCGGCTTCCTGGTCGAGCACCGGCTGCAGTCGCTGGCGGTGCTGGGCGCGGTGTTCCTCGCCTTCACGGGGGGCGAGGCGCTGTACGCCGACATGGGGCACTTCGGTGCGCGATCGATCCGGCTTGCCTGGCTCTTCATCGCGCTGCCCGGGCTGGTGCTGAACTACTTCGGGCAGGGCGCGCTGGTGCTGGCGGAGCCTGCGGCCGTCGACAACCCCTTCTTCCGGCTCTTTCCTTCGTGGGGCGTCGTGCCGATGGTGGTGCTGGCCGCGATGGCGACCGTCATCGCGTCCCAGGCCGTGATCTCGGGCGCCTTCTCGCTCACGGCCCACGCCATGCGCATGGGCTACCTGCCGCGCATGCGCGTGGTGCAGACCTCGGGCTCGGCCATCGGCCAGATCTACGTGCCCGCAGTCAACTGGCTGCTGATGACGGGCGTGCTGCTGCTGGTGCTGGGCTTTCGCAGTTCGAGTGCGCTGTCGGCGGCCTACGGCATTGCGGTGTCGATCACGATGGTGACCACCACGCTGCTGGCGGGCGTGGTGGCCTGGGGGCTCTGGCACTGGAACAGGGTGGCGGTGGCCATCGGGGTGGCGGCATTCGCCGTGGTGGACCTGACCTTCGTGGTGGCCAACAGCCTCAAGGTCGCTGACGGGGGCTGGCTCACGCTGGCGGTGGCGGCGGTCGTGATGCTGTTGTTCACCACCTGGGCCAAGGGCCGCCGGCTGGGCCTGGAGGCCCTCGCGGCCGAAAGCCTGCCGCTCAAGGGCTTTTTCGAATCGCTGGCGCTCAACATGCCGCACCGCGTGCGCGGCACGGCCGTGTTCCTCAATGCCGACGCCACCGCCGTGCCCCATGCCCTGCTGCACAACCTCAAGCACAACCAGGTGCTGCACGAGCAGGTGATCGTGCTGCGGGTGCTGGCCTGCGACACGCCCCGCGTGGACGCGCGGCAGCGCATCGAGGCCGAACAGCTGATGGACGGCGTCTGGGTGGTCACGGCGCGCCACGGCTTCATGGAGCGGCCCGACGTGCCCGAGTTCATCCGCATCCTGGCCTACCAGAAGACGCTGGCCATCGACTCGATGACCACCTCCTACTTCGTCTCGCGGGCCTCGGTGGGGGAGGAGAACCTGCCCGGCATGAACCCCGTGCGCCGCGCGCTCTTCGGCTGGCTGCAGCGCAATGCGGGCCGCGCCTCCGACTATTTCGAGCTGCCGGACAACCGGCTGGTCGAAATGGGGCAGCGGACCTGA